One region of Corvus moneduloides isolate bCorMon1 chromosome 1, bCorMon1.pri, whole genome shotgun sequence genomic DNA includes:
- the NACAD gene encoding NAC-alpha domain-containing protein 1 isoform X3, with product MDPSPGGSAPPPMPAIPPPMPAKEEARPPPEGASCDPGPAAAAPPGSPCRPPPPADPLDTRIVMGEETRCPPPEPRGGPPVPCPFPAPPKEPPPGRPPALDPELFFTAPSTPVRAGGARPPPHEEPTDGDSEGLCSPPTSPSGSYMTAEGGSWGSSGTASTSPSCSPNLAAEAEGLGEAEGEAEGLGGTLVLPPGLGDPPAFPPLSPEEEEEEEEDDDEDGPFALPGCADDEEDDDEDGQTPEEEEDEDEDEGSGLIPAALLPFRGSLLFQAEAVEISPRAPAEEEDEEDEGSTSASFLRSLSESSIPEGGDEAFAFRDDTDASSDSAAYDGDEDERLYGTERHAGDTGTPPGTPPALLGPAGVELHLHAGSPCHPPGQDTAPGSLGTPLAPPGGDAELDGDAFVTITGAWPPPEPPEELAATEGSGAAPGQGPCPELAVTGPVPRLLCAGDPQSHQLGGANGEPQDGPGGDSDGDNDIELSTGTADGHSELDSAAPSLGTSVTPTPLDEMDTAANNVVTPVSPSLMDTVYTDLVSPVIPTPLDEMDTAATSPVTPSPSDEPDTVATDMVTPGTPSPLDEPDTADTDVVTPSLMDSTATSLVAPSPSDAAATDAVTLVTPSPPDELDTMATSLVTPSPADELDTVATNLVTPSPPDEPDTVATSLVTPSPPDEPDTVATSLVTASPADEPDTVATSLVTPSPPDEPDTVATSLVTPVTPSPPDEPDTVATDLVTPVTPSPPDELDTVATDLVTASPPDEPDTVATDLVTPVTPSPSDEPDAVATSLVTPVTPSPPDEPDTVATSLVTPSPPDEPDTVATSLVTPSPSDELDTVATDLVTPVTPSPSDEPDAVATSLVTPVTPSPPDEPDTVATSLVTPSPPDEPDAVATDLVTPVTPSPPDEPDTVATDLVTPVTPSPPDEPDTVATDLVTPSPSDELDTVATDLVTPVTPSPPDELDIMAADLVTPVTPSLLDKMEVVDTVLVTPVTSTLKDAVAIDLVASVTPTLMATAATNLVTSVTPPPLDERHAAAIDLVTSVTPALLDTTDTAPVTPSVADTTDTTPVIPTPHDETATVTTDAATPSPMDTMATHPVTPSPPAAAPAPCPPPRAVSPVALAAGVAPSQESPAVPPCPLAQGTLSQPPGDVPEESEDAATASPKALSPELPDTSRSRTASSFVTAPEGSAGETPPRPPGPRGEPEEEEEEDEDAAPVPPSPQFTASEREVFVGIPPAPPELLPPPGAFSGRGAGPAVTAPLRGAPGALPPALQEPPTPRPGPEPPGHAAGGTDAKVPPSPPGPPAAPPEQQEEEEAVAGVAPGPLPAAGAQPGPPPEPPRPAPPKLSQVPPPATPAPLAPSPPRALPSQEPPPGLPLSRKHLEAPQPSPQKEPEPRGRAGGPGAGGGRAAPRGSLQSESSSSSEAEAPRPPPAPQRCQPNHRGSGNESESNDESIPELEEPEGSEPPPAQPQVPLGHALGPGEEPLSKAKQSRSEKKARKAMSKLGLRQIHGVTRITIRKSKNILFVISKPDVFKSPVSDIYIVFGEAKIEDLSQQVHKAAAEKFKVPLEHSALVTDAAPALAIKEESEEEEEVDETGLEVRDIELVMAQANVSRPKAVRALRHNNNDIVNAIMELTM from the exons ATGGATCCATCCCCAGGGGGCTCAG CCCCCCCGCCGATGCCTGCGATCCCCCCGCCGATGCCGGCCAAGGAAGAGGCTCGTCCCCCGCCCGAGGGGGCCAGCTGTgaccccggccccgccgccgccgccccccccggCTCTCCCTgccggccgcccccgcccgcggACCCGCTGGACACCCGCATTGTGATGGGGGAGGAGACGCGCTGCCCCCCGCCCGAGCCTCGGGGGGGGCCCCCCGTGCCTTGCCCCTTCCCCGCGCCCCCCAAGGAGCCCCCCCCGGGCCGCCCCCCCGCGCTGGACCCCGAGCTGTTCTTCACGGCCCCCTCGACGCCGGTgcgggcggggggggcgcggccGCCCCCCCACGAGGAGCCGACGGACGGGGACAGCGAGGGGCTGTGCTCGCCCCCCACGTCCCCCTCGGGGTCCTACATGACGGCCGAGGGCGGCAGCTGGGGCTCCTCGGGCACGGCCAGCACCTCCCCGTCCTGCTCCCCCAACCTGGCGGCCGAGGCTGAAGGCCTGGGCGAGGCTGAGGGCGAGGCTGAAGGTCTGGGGGGGACCCTGGTGCTGCCCCCCGGCCTGGGGGACCCCCCGGCCTTCCCCCCACTGTCccccgaggaggaggaggaggaggaggaggatgatgacGAAGACGGCCCCTTCGCCCTGCCGGGCTGTGCGGACgatgaggaggatgatgatgaggaTGGGCAGACgccggaggaggaggaggatgaggacgaGGACGAGGGCTCGGGACTGATCCCGGCGGCGCTGCTCCCGTTCCGCGGCAGCCTCCTCTTCCAGGCCGAGGCCGTGGAGATCTCGCCCCGGGCCCCCgccgaggaggaggacgaggaggacgaagGCAGCACCTCGGCGTCCTTCCTGCGCTCGCTGTCCGAGAGCTCCATCCCCGAGGGCGGGGACGAGGCTTTCGCCTTCCGCGACGACACCGACGCCTCCTCGGACTCGGCCGCCTACGACGGGGACGAGGACGAGCGGCTCTACGGCACCGAGCGGCAcgcgggggacacggggacacccccgggCACCCCCCCGGCACTCCTCGGCCCCGCCGGCGTCGAGCTCCACCTCCATGCCGGGTCCCCGTGTCACCCCCCGGGCCAGGACACGGCTCCCGGATctttggggacacccctggCACCCCCTGGAGGGGACGCAGAGCTGGACGGCGACGCCTTTGTCACCATCACGGGGGCGTGGCCCCCGCCGGAGCCCCCCGAGGAGCTGGCAGCGACAGAAGGTTCTGGAGCGGCGCCGGGACAGGGACcttgcccagagctggcagtcACTGGCCCTGTCCCCCGGCTGCTCTGTGCCGGGGAcccccagagccaccagctgGGGGGGGCCAATGGGGAGCCCCAGGACGGCCCTGGGGGTGACAGTGATGGTGACAATGACATTGAGCTCAGCACTGGGACAGCTGATGGCCACAGCGAGCTGGACTCTGCAGCCCCCAGCTTGGGGACATCAGTGACACCGACCCCCCTGGATGAGATGGACACTGCAGCCAATAATGTGGTGACACCAGTGTCACCCAGCCTGATGGACACAGTGTACACGGACCTGGTGTCACCAGTGATACCAACCCCACTGGACGAGATGGAcactgcagccaccagcccagTGACACCCAGCCCGTCTGATGAGCCGGACACTGTGGCCACTGACATGGTGACACCAGGGACACCAAGCCCACTGGATGAGCCAGACACTGCAGACACTGATGTGGTGACACCCAGCCTGATGGACAGCACAGCTACCAGCCTGGTGGCACCCAGCCCGTCAGATGCTGCAGCCACTGATGCAGTGACACTGGTGACACCAAGCCCCCCAGATGAGCTGGACACTATGGCCACCAGCCTGGTGACACCAAGCCCAGCAGATGAGCTGGACACTGTGGCCACTAACCTGGTGACACCAAGCCCACCAGATGAGCCGGACACTGTGGCCACCAGCCTGGTGACACCAAGCCCACCAGATGAGCCGGACACTGTGGCCACCAGCCTGGTGACAGCAAGCCCAGCAGATGAGCCGGACACTGTGGCCACCAGCCTGGTGACACCAAGCCCACCAGATGAGCCGGACACTGTGGCCACCAGCCTG gtgacaccagtgacaccaagCCCACCAGATGAGCCAGATACTGTGGCCACTGACCTggtgacaccagtgacaccaagCCCACCAGATGAGCTGGACACTGTGGCCACTGACCTGGTGACAGCAAGCCCACCAGATGAGCCGGACACTGTGGCCACCGACCTGGTGACACCTGTGACACCAAGCCCATCAGATGAGCCGGATGCTGTGGCCACCAGCCTGGTGACACCTGTGACACCAAGCCCACCAGATGAGCCGGACACTGTGGCCACCAGCCTGGTGACACCAAGCCCACCAGATGAGCCGGACACTGTGGCCACCAGCCTGGTGACACCAAGCCCATCAGATGAGCTGGACACTGTGGCCACCGACCTGGTGACACCTGTGACACCAAGCCCATCAGATGAGCCGGATGCTGTGGCCACCAGCCTGGTGACACCTGTGACACCAAGCCCACCAGATGAGCCGGACACTGTGGCCACCAGCCTGGTGACACCAAGCCCACCAGATGAGCCGGACGCTGTGGCCACCGACCTggtgacaccagtgacaccaagCCCACCAGATGAACCAGACACTGTGGCCACCGACCTggtgacaccagtgacaccaagCCCACCAGATGAACCAGACACTGTGGCCACTGACCTGGTGACACCAAGCCCATCAGATGAGCTGGACACTGTGGCCACTGACCTggtgacaccagtgacaccaagCCCACCAGATGAGCTGGACATCATGGCCGCTGACCTGGTGACACCGGTGACACCCAGCCTGCTGGACAAGATGGAAGTTGTGGACACTGTCCTGGTCACACCAGTGACATCCACCCTGAAGGATGCTGTGGCCATTGACTTGGTGGCATCAGTGACACCCACCCTGATGGCCACTGCAGCCACCAACCTGGTGACATCAGTGACGCCACCACCCCTGGATGAGAGGCATGCTGCGGCCATCGACCTGGTGACATCGGTGACACCTGCCCTGTTGGACACCACAGACACCGCCCCAGTGACCCCAAGCGTGGCGGACACCACGGATACCACACCGGTGATACCAACCCCCCACGATGAGACGGCCACCGTGACCACTGACGCAGCGACCCCCAGCCCAATGGACACCATGGCCACCCACCCGgtgacccccagccccccggccgctgctcctgccccatgtccccctcCCCGGGCCGTGTCCCCCGTGGCTTTGGCAGCCGGGGTGGCCCCATCCCAAGagtccccagctgtccccccgtgtcccctggcACAGGGGACGCTGTCACAGCCCCCTGGGGATGTCCCTGAGGAGTCGGAGGATGCGGCCACCGCCTCGCCCAAGGCTTTGTCCCCGGAGCTGCCGGACACGTCGCGCTCCCGCACCGCCTCCAGCTTCGTCACCGCCCCCGAGGGCAGCGCCGGAGagacccccccgcgcccccccgggccccgcgGAGAGcccgaggaggaggaagaagaggatgagGATGCGGCCCCCGTGCCCCCCTCGCCGCAGTTCACGGCCTCGGAGCGGGAGGTGTTTGTGGGGatccccccggccccccccgaACTGCTCCCACCACCCGGTGCCTTTtcggggcgcggggccgggccggctGTCACCGCCCCGCTCCGGGGGGCCCCGGGGGCCCTGCCCCCCGCCCTGCAGGAGCCGCCCACCCCCCGGCCGGGCCCTGAGCCCCCCGGCCACGCTGCAGGGGGCACCGATGCCAAAGTCCCCCCAAGtcccccgggcccccccgcggccccccccgagcagcaggaggaagaggaggccgTGGCGGGGGTCGCACCCGGCCCTCTGCCAGCTGCGGGGGCTCAGCCGGGGCCTCCTCCCGAGCCCCCCCGCCCTGCGCCCCCCAAACTCAGCCAAGTGCCTCCTCCCGCCACGCCGGCCCCGCTggccccgagccccccccgggccctccccagccaggagccccccccggggctgcccctcTCCAGGAAGCACCTCGAAG ccccccagccctccccgcAGAAGGAGCCggagccccggggccgggcagggggcccaggggctggggggggccgggccgccccccgGGGGTCTCTGCAGTCGGAGTCGAGCTCGTCCAGCGAGGCTGaggccccccggccccccccggccccccagCGCTGCCAGCCCAACCATCGAG GGTCCGGGAACGAGTCTGAGAGCAACGACGAGTCCATCCCGGAGCTGGAGGAACCCGAGGGCTCGGAGCcgccccctgcccagccccag GTGCCCCTCGGCCACGCCCTCGGCCCCGGAGAGGAACCGCTCAGCAAAGCCAAGCAGAGCCGCAGCGAGAAGAAGGCCCGGAag GCCATGTCCAAGCTGGGGCTGCGGCAGATCCACGGTGTCACCCGCATCACTATCCGCAAATCCAAGAACATCCTGTTCGTCATTTCCAAACCCGACGTCTTCAAGAGCCCCGTGTCCGACATCTACATCGTCTTCGGGGAGGCCAAG ATCGAGGACCTGTCCCAGCAAGTGCACAAGGCAGCGGCTGAGAAGTTCAAGGTGCCCCTGGAGCACTCGGCACTCGTGACCGACGCTGCACCTGCCCTGGCCATCAAGGAGGAgagcgaggaggaggaggag GTGGACGAGACGGGGCTGGAGGTGCGGGACATCGAGCTGGTGATGGCCCAGGCCAACGTGTCACGGCCCAAGGCCGTGCGAGCGCTGCGGCACAACAACAACGACATCGTCAACGCCATCATG GAACTGACCATGTAG
- the NACAD gene encoding NAC-alpha domain-containing protein 1 isoform X5 — MDPSPGGSAPPPMPAIPPPMPAKEEARPPPEGASCDPGPAAAAPPGSPCRPPPPADPLDTRIVMGEETRCPPPEPRGGPPVPCPFPAPPKEPPPGRPPALDPELFFTAPSTPVRAGGARPPPHEEPTDGDSEGLCSPPTSPSGSYMTAEGGSWGSSGTASTSPSCSPNLAAEAEGLGEAEGEAEGLGGTLVLPPGLGDPPAFPPLSPEEEEEEEEDDDEDGPFALPGCADDEEDDDEDGQTPEEEEDEDEDEGSGLIPAALLPFRGSLLFQAEAVEISPRAPAEEEDEEDEGSTSASFLRSLSESSIPEGGDEAFAFRDDTDASSDSAAYDGDEDERLYGTERHAGDTGTPPGTPPALLGPAGVELHLHAGSPCHPPGQDTAPGSLGTPLAPPGGDAELDGDAFVTITGAWPPPEPPEELAATEGSGAAPGQGPCPELAVTGPVPRLLCAGDPQSHQLGGANGEPQDGPGGDSDGDNDIELSTGTADGHSELDSAAPSLGTSVTPTPLDEMDTAANNVVTPVSPSLMDTVYTDLVSPVIPTPLDEMDTAATSPVTPSPSDEPDTVATDMVTPGTPSPLDEPDTADTDVVTPSLMDSTATSLVAPSPSDAAATDAVTLVTPSPPDELDTMATSLVTPSPADELDTVATNLVTPSPPDEPDTVATSLVTPSPPDEPDTVATSLVTASPADEPDTVATSLVTPSPPDEPDTVATSLVTASPADELDAMAISLVTPVTPSPPDEPDTVATDLVTPVTPSPPDEPDTVATDLVTPVTPSPSDEPDAVATSLVTPVTPSPPDEPDTVATSLVTPSPPDEPDTVATSLVTPSPSDELDTVATDLVTPVTPSPSDEPDAVATSLVTPVTPSPPDEPDTVATSLVTPSPPDEPDAVATDLVTPVTPSPPDEPDTVATDLVTPVTPSPPDEPDTVATDLVTPSPSDELDTVATDLVTPVTPSPPDELDIMAADLVTPVTPSLLDKMEVVDTVLVTPVTSTLKDAVAIDLVASVTPTLMATAATNLVTSVTPPPLDERHAAAIDLVTSVTPALLDTTDTAPVTPSVADTTDTTPVIPTPHDETATVTTDAATPSPMDTMATHPVTPSPPAAAPAPCPPPRAVSPVALAAGVAPSQESPAVPPCPLAQGTLSQPPGDVPEESEDAATASPKALSPELPDTSRSRTASSFVTAPEGSAGETPPRPPGPRGEPEEEEEEDEDAAPVPPSPQFTASEREVFVGIPPAPPELLPPPGAFSGRGAGPAVTAPLRGAPGALPPALQEPPTPRPGPEPPGHAAGGTDAKVPPSPPGPPAAPPEQQEEEEAVAGVAPGPLPAAGAQPGPPPEPPRPAPPKLSQVPPPATPAPLAPSPPRALPSQEPPPGLPLSRKHLEAPQPSPQKEPEPRGRAGGPGAGGGRAAPRGSLQSESSSSSEAEAPRPPPAPQRCQPNHRGSGNESESNDESIPELEEPEGSEPPPAQPQVPLGHALGPGEEPLSKAKQSRSEKKARKAMSKLGLRQIHGVTRITIRKSKNILFVISKPDVFKSPVSDIYIVFGEAKIEDLSQQVHKAAAEKFKVPLEHSALVTDAAPALAIKEESEEEEEVDETGLEVRDIELVMAQANVSRPKAVRALRHNNNDIVNAIMELTM, encoded by the exons ATGGATCCATCCCCAGGGGGCTCAG CCCCCCCGCCGATGCCTGCGATCCCCCCGCCGATGCCGGCCAAGGAAGAGGCTCGTCCCCCGCCCGAGGGGGCCAGCTGTgaccccggccccgccgccgccgccccccccggCTCTCCCTgccggccgcccccgcccgcggACCCGCTGGACACCCGCATTGTGATGGGGGAGGAGACGCGCTGCCCCCCGCCCGAGCCTCGGGGGGGGCCCCCCGTGCCTTGCCCCTTCCCCGCGCCCCCCAAGGAGCCCCCCCCGGGCCGCCCCCCCGCGCTGGACCCCGAGCTGTTCTTCACGGCCCCCTCGACGCCGGTgcgggcggggggggcgcggccGCCCCCCCACGAGGAGCCGACGGACGGGGACAGCGAGGGGCTGTGCTCGCCCCCCACGTCCCCCTCGGGGTCCTACATGACGGCCGAGGGCGGCAGCTGGGGCTCCTCGGGCACGGCCAGCACCTCCCCGTCCTGCTCCCCCAACCTGGCGGCCGAGGCTGAAGGCCTGGGCGAGGCTGAGGGCGAGGCTGAAGGTCTGGGGGGGACCCTGGTGCTGCCCCCCGGCCTGGGGGACCCCCCGGCCTTCCCCCCACTGTCccccgaggaggaggaggaggaggaggaggatgatgacGAAGACGGCCCCTTCGCCCTGCCGGGCTGTGCGGACgatgaggaggatgatgatgaggaTGGGCAGACgccggaggaggaggaggatgaggacgaGGACGAGGGCTCGGGACTGATCCCGGCGGCGCTGCTCCCGTTCCGCGGCAGCCTCCTCTTCCAGGCCGAGGCCGTGGAGATCTCGCCCCGGGCCCCCgccgaggaggaggacgaggaggacgaagGCAGCACCTCGGCGTCCTTCCTGCGCTCGCTGTCCGAGAGCTCCATCCCCGAGGGCGGGGACGAGGCTTTCGCCTTCCGCGACGACACCGACGCCTCCTCGGACTCGGCCGCCTACGACGGGGACGAGGACGAGCGGCTCTACGGCACCGAGCGGCAcgcgggggacacggggacacccccgggCACCCCCCCGGCACTCCTCGGCCCCGCCGGCGTCGAGCTCCACCTCCATGCCGGGTCCCCGTGTCACCCCCCGGGCCAGGACACGGCTCCCGGATctttggggacacccctggCACCCCCTGGAGGGGACGCAGAGCTGGACGGCGACGCCTTTGTCACCATCACGGGGGCGTGGCCCCCGCCGGAGCCCCCCGAGGAGCTGGCAGCGACAGAAGGTTCTGGAGCGGCGCCGGGACAGGGACcttgcccagagctggcagtcACTGGCCCTGTCCCCCGGCTGCTCTGTGCCGGGGAcccccagagccaccagctgGGGGGGGCCAATGGGGAGCCCCAGGACGGCCCTGGGGGTGACAGTGATGGTGACAATGACATTGAGCTCAGCACTGGGACAGCTGATGGCCACAGCGAGCTGGACTCTGCAGCCCCCAGCTTGGGGACATCAGTGACACCGACCCCCCTGGATGAGATGGACACTGCAGCCAATAATGTGGTGACACCAGTGTCACCCAGCCTGATGGACACAGTGTACACGGACCTGGTGTCACCAGTGATACCAACCCCACTGGACGAGATGGAcactgcagccaccagcccagTGACACCCAGCCCGTCTGATGAGCCGGACACTGTGGCCACTGACATGGTGACACCAGGGACACCAAGCCCACTGGATGAGCCAGACACTGCAGACACTGATGTGGTGACACCCAGCCTGATGGACAGCACAGCTACCAGCCTGGTGGCACCCAGCCCGTCAGATGCTGCAGCCACTGATGCAGTGACACTGGTGACACCAAGCCCCCCAGATGAGCTGGACACTATGGCCACCAGCCTGGTGACACCAAGCCCAGCAGATGAGCTGGACACTGTGGCCACTAACCTGGTGACACCAAGCCCACCAGATGAGCCGGACACTGTGGCCACCAGCCTGGTGACACCAAGCCCACCAGATGAGCCGGACACTGTGGCCACCAGCCTGGTGACAGCAAGCCCAGCAGATGAGCCGGACACTGTGGCCACCAGCCTGGTGACACCAAGCCCACCAGATGAGCCGGACACTGTGGCCACCAGCCTGGTGACAGCAAGCCCAGCAGATGAGCTGGACGCTATGGCCATCAGCCTggtgacaccagtgacaccaagCCCACCAGATGAGCCAGATACTGTGGCCACTGACCTggtgacaccagtgacaccaagCCCACCAG ATGAGCCGGACACTGTGGCCACCGACCTGGTGACACCTGTGACACCAAGCCCATCAGATGAGCCGGATGCTGTGGCCACCAGCCTGGTGACACCTGTGACACCAAGCCCACCAGATGAGCCGGACACTGTGGCCACCAGCCTGGTGACACCAAGCCCACCAGATGAGCCGGACACTGTGGCCACCAGCCTGGTGACACCAAGCCCATCAGATGAGCTGGACACTGTGGCCACCGACCTGGTGACACCTGTGACACCAAGCCCATCAGATGAGCCGGATGCTGTGGCCACCAGCCTGGTGACACCTGTGACACCAAGCCCACCAGATGAGCCGGACACTGTGGCCACCAGCCTGGTGACACCAAGCCCACCAGATGAGCCGGACGCTGTGGCCACCGACCTggtgacaccagtgacaccaagCCCACCAGATGAACCAGACACTGTGGCCACCGACCTggtgacaccagtgacaccaagCCCACCAGATGAACCAGACACTGTGGCCACTGACCTGGTGACACCAAGCCCATCAGATGAGCTGGACACTGTGGCCACTGACCTggtgacaccagtgacaccaagCCCACCAGATGAGCTGGACATCATGGCCGCTGACCTGGTGACACCGGTGACACCCAGCCTGCTGGACAAGATGGAAGTTGTGGACACTGTCCTGGTCACACCAGTGACATCCACCCTGAAGGATGCTGTGGCCATTGACTTGGTGGCATCAGTGACACCCACCCTGATGGCCACTGCAGCCACCAACCTGGTGACATCAGTGACGCCACCACCCCTGGATGAGAGGCATGCTGCGGCCATCGACCTGGTGACATCGGTGACACCTGCCCTGTTGGACACCACAGACACCGCCCCAGTGACCCCAAGCGTGGCGGACACCACGGATACCACACCGGTGATACCAACCCCCCACGATGAGACGGCCACCGTGACCACTGACGCAGCGACCCCCAGCCCAATGGACACCATGGCCACCCACCCGgtgacccccagccccccggccgctgctcctgccccatgtccccctcCCCGGGCCGTGTCCCCCGTGGCTTTGGCAGCCGGGGTGGCCCCATCCCAAGagtccccagctgtccccccgtgtcccctggcACAGGGGACGCTGTCACAGCCCCCTGGGGATGTCCCTGAGGAGTCGGAGGATGCGGCCACCGCCTCGCCCAAGGCTTTGTCCCCGGAGCTGCCGGACACGTCGCGCTCCCGCACCGCCTCCAGCTTCGTCACCGCCCCCGAGGGCAGCGCCGGAGagacccccccgcgcccccccgggccccgcgGAGAGcccgaggaggaggaagaagaggatgagGATGCGGCCCCCGTGCCCCCCTCGCCGCAGTTCACGGCCTCGGAGCGGGAGGTGTTTGTGGGGatccccccggccccccccgaACTGCTCCCACCACCCGGTGCCTTTtcggggcgcggggccgggccggctGTCACCGCCCCGCTCCGGGGGGCCCCGGGGGCCCTGCCCCCCGCCCTGCAGGAGCCGCCCACCCCCCGGCCGGGCCCTGAGCCCCCCGGCCACGCTGCAGGGGGCACCGATGCCAAAGTCCCCCCAAGtcccccgggcccccccgcggccccccccgagcagcaggaggaagaggaggccgTGGCGGGGGTCGCACCCGGCCCTCTGCCAGCTGCGGGGGCTCAGCCGGGGCCTCCTCCCGAGCCCCCCCGCCCTGCGCCCCCCAAACTCAGCCAAGTGCCTCCTCCCGCCACGCCGGCCCCGCTggccccgagccccccccgggccctccccagccaggagccccccccggggctgcccctcTCCAGGAAGCACCTCGAAG ccccccagccctccccgcAGAAGGAGCCggagccccggggccgggcagggggcccaggggctggggggggccgggccgccccccgGGGGTCTCTGCAGTCGGAGTCGAGCTCGTCCAGCGAGGCTGaggccccccggccccccccggccccccagCGCTGCCAGCCCAACCATCGAG GGTCCGGGAACGAGTCTGAGAGCAACGACGAGTCCATCCCGGAGCTGGAGGAACCCGAGGGCTCGGAGCcgccccctgcccagccccag GTGCCCCTCGGCCACGCCCTCGGCCCCGGAGAGGAACCGCTCAGCAAAGCCAAGCAGAGCCGCAGCGAGAAGAAGGCCCGGAag GCCATGTCCAAGCTGGGGCTGCGGCAGATCCACGGTGTCACCCGCATCACTATCCGCAAATCCAAGAACATCCTGTTCGTCATTTCCAAACCCGACGTCTTCAAGAGCCCCGTGTCCGACATCTACATCGTCTTCGGGGAGGCCAAG ATCGAGGACCTGTCCCAGCAAGTGCACAAGGCAGCGGCTGAGAAGTTCAAGGTGCCCCTGGAGCACTCGGCACTCGTGACCGACGCTGCACCTGCCCTGGCCATCAAGGAGGAgagcgaggaggaggaggag GTGGACGAGACGGGGCTGGAGGTGCGGGACATCGAGCTGGTGATGGCCCAGGCCAACGTGTCACGGCCCAAGGCCGTGCGAGCGCTGCGGCACAACAACAACGACATCGTCAACGCCATCATG GAACTGACCATGTAG